A region from the Vicia villosa cultivar HV-30 ecotype Madison, WI linkage group LG3, Vvil1.0, whole genome shotgun sequence genome encodes:
- the LOC131659675 gene encoding uncharacterized protein LOC131659675: MRRFLVPRTSIEKVNVKQSEAEVEETPPNVANEFNPNEIVRDPGCRKQIHEYAPDIQDQVRRAYILKGPTQPDLARFPRTQFGKSSRAFCKAWYKSYTWIEYSESKDATYCFYCFLFKPPGRAEHFGYEVFNKDGFKDWKHASKAFKDHIGSHDSKHNSCMKHYDDYNNQRQSVTSIFARATRESEELYKIRLTCSLDCTRYLIAQGIAFRGHDESSTSLNKGNFREMVDWVKSNDEKVRDAFDRGPKNCTMTSGDIQKELAMCCAHEVTKVIMEELGDRQFSVLIDESRDISVKEQMAVMLRFLNDKGKVVERFIALHHVKYTTSEALKDALYGILDRHTLSISRIRGQGYDGASNMRGEFNGLQRKILDENPYAFYVHCYAHRLQLVVVSVASSCSSIHDFFEYISLIVTTTSAYCKRNDALKEAQHREILNRLESGEISQGKGLRYYDGPL; encoded by the exons ATGAGGAGGTTTCTGGTTCCTAGAACAAGTATTGAGAAAGTGAATGTTAAGCAATCGGAAGCCGAAGTAGAAGAAACACCCCCTAATGTGGCCAACGAGTTTaatccaaatgagattgtgcgtgaTCCAGGATGTAGGAAACAAATTCACGAGTATGCTCCTGATATTCAAGACCAAGTGAGGAGGGCATATATATTGAAGGGTCCAACGCAACCAGATTTAGCAAGATTTCCTCGTACTCAATTTGGGAAGTCTTCAAGAGCATTTTGTAAAGCTTGGTATAAGAGTTATACATGGATTGAATACAGTGAGTCAAAGGATGCAACTTATTGTTTCTATTGCTTTCTCTTTAAGCCTCCCGGGAGGGCCGAACACTTTGGTTATGAAGTCTTCAACAAAGACGGATTTAAAGATTGGAAGCATGCATCTAAAGCCTTTAAAGATCATATTGGTAGTCATGATAGTAAGCACAACTCATGTATGAAGCACTATgatgattataataatcaaagacaAAGTGTGACAAGTATCTTTGCTAGAGCAACTAGGGAATCAGAAGAATTGTATAAGATCCGTTTGACTTGTTCTTTAGATTGTACTAGATATCTCATAGCACAAGGCATTGCTTTCCGTGGCCATGATGAAAGCTCTACTTCTCTAAACAAGGGAAATTTTAGAGAGATGGTGGATTGGGTAAAATCTAATGATGAAAAAGTAAGAGATGCTTTTGACCGTGGTCCAAAAAATTGCACAATGACTTCCGGTGACATTCAAAAGGAGCTTGCAATGTGTTGTGCACATGAAGTCAccaaggtgattatggaagagcttgGTGATAGACAATTCTCTGTGCTTATTGATGAGTCACGTGATATATCTGTCAAAGAACAAATGGCGGTGATGTTGAG GTTCTTGAACGACAAAGGGAAAGTTGTGGAACGATTTATTGCTCTACATCATGTCAAATATACTACATCTGAGGCACTAAAGGATGCTCTTTATGGTATTCTCGATCGCCACACGTTATCTATTTCAAGGATACGAGGGCAAGGATATGATGGGGCTTCAAATATGAGAGGTGAGTTTAATGGTTTACAAAGAAAGATTCTAGATGAAAACCCTTATGCTTTCTATGTCCATTGTTATGCTCACCGTTTGCAATTGGTGGTTGTGTCCGTTGCTAGTAGTTGCTCATCTATTCATGATTTCTTTGAGTACATCTCCTTGATTGTAACCACAACAAGTGCATATTGCAAGAGAAATGATGCTTTGAAGGAGGCACAACACCGAGAAATTTTGAATAGACTTGAGAGTGGTGAGATATCTCAAGGAAAGGGCTTGAGATATTATGACGGGCCATTATAA